One segment of Rhodopirellula baltica SH 1 DNA contains the following:
- a CDS encoding acyl-CoA desaturase: MTHTDQSVAPAASPEAESQARDAVSEVEPYEFTEIAMPIIAMHVLALFAFIPEFITGTNVLLLMISLVVFSNGITLGYHRLLTHKSLRVPKWLEYGYVGLALCCLQESPAKWVSTHRRHHSHSDEPDDPHSPTASFWWSHVGWLLWKRKGQHEFRTDDRYCADIIADPFYALMEKYPDLPAGIYILHAGVIWLLASALFLVDNSFVSAVWQGAGLVLWCVVLRTVMIWHFSWSVNSLTHCFGYQNHKTSDQSRNNWLVAIVSNGEGWHNNHHHDPASASVQHKWWEFDATYLQIRVLKRLGLATHVIEPRQFRKGSVEPDNPSRLNKQTG; this comes from the coding sequence ATGACCCACACCGATCAATCGGTCGCACCTGCGGCATCGCCGGAAGCCGAGTCGCAGGCGAGGGACGCTGTCAGCGAGGTGGAGCCCTACGAGTTCACGGAAATCGCGATGCCGATCATCGCCATGCATGTGCTGGCATTGTTTGCATTCATTCCTGAATTCATCACCGGAACCAACGTGTTGTTGCTGATGATCAGCTTGGTCGTCTTCAGCAACGGAATCACGCTTGGCTACCATCGCTTGTTGACGCACAAAAGCCTGCGAGTTCCCAAGTGGTTGGAATACGGCTACGTCGGGCTCGCGTTGTGTTGCCTGCAGGAGTCGCCGGCCAAGTGGGTTTCAACGCATCGACGCCACCACAGTCATTCGGACGAGCCGGATGACCCGCATTCACCAACTGCTAGCTTTTGGTGGTCACACGTTGGTTGGTTGCTTTGGAAGCGAAAAGGGCAGCATGAATTCCGAACGGATGATCGCTACTGCGCGGATATCATCGCTGATCCGTTCTACGCACTCATGGAAAAGTACCCCGATCTGCCGGCGGGAATCTACATCCTTCACGCAGGTGTGATTTGGTTGCTTGCCTCAGCACTTTTTTTGGTTGATAACAGTTTTGTATCAGCGGTTTGGCAAGGTGCGGGGCTCGTGCTTTGGTGCGTTGTTCTGCGAACTGTCATGATTTGGCACTTTTCATGGTCGGTCAATTCGCTAACCCATTGCTTCGGCTATCAAAACCACAAGACATCGGACCAAAGTCGAAACAATTGGTTGGTTGCCATCGTGAGCAACGGCGAAGGCTGGCACAACAACCACCACCATGATCCCGCGAGTGCATCGGTCCAGCACAAATGGTGGGAATTTGATGCAACCTATCTTCAAATTCGTGTTCTTAAACGACTCGGATTGGCCACGCACGTGATTGAGCCTCGGCAATTCCGCAAGGGGTCCGTTGAGCCAGACAACCCCAGTCGCCTGAACAAACAGACGGGGTAA
- a CDS encoding glycosyltransferase family 2 protein: MTSSPFLGADPTTVPLSAKLVSCPLRSVFFRATFEHYFAAFCNMANESEVGAKSARDSRPCISVVIPAFNNATFIEQALQSVFDQNVGNTEIIVVDDGSTDNTAEVLARFSDRIQVIRQSNSGSAVARNVGLRETTGDYVAFLDADDWFLPGKFVHQSEILDANPDLGAVHSGWNITDENGAVTKVIEPWIDAPELDLNTWLVHKPAKLGSMLFRRDWLERVGGFDPELLQSQDVDLLLRLSLAGCTFQWQKASTLCYRRHSFSTIRRNGLDQVKYATIVLDKFYRNPLVPTAIQRNKRSVRYYSSMWLAWHLFHIENTEAAAQQLQRTRSYSRNDGRRIAHDCLYHFASWTEAAGSDPEEVRKMIGAFGTLGDESQSDSNELTASLHWWISVWRHYLSEKSPNAKSQLHNSPPLDLGPLLVQVGFYLRTSTVPTPVQTVDRFWKDAMSTGRPQSTEQHRAAELYMTLCGRAVYSGDWRIASRALLRTIQFGWHPKAWPGIVRTIKSLLVELQNSK, encoded by the coding sequence ATGACATCCAGCCCATTTCTTGGTGCCGATCCCACAACTGTGCCATTGAGTGCGAAATTGGTATCGTGCCCCCTACGCAGCGTCTTCTTCCGTGCCACCTTTGAACACTACTTCGCGGCCTTCTGCAACATGGCGAACGAAAGCGAAGTCGGTGCAAAATCAGCTCGCGATTCACGACCGTGCATCAGCGTTGTGATCCCCGCCTTCAACAATGCGACATTCATCGAACAAGCTTTGCAGAGCGTGTTCGATCAGAACGTCGGCAACACCGAGATCATCGTGGTCGATGATGGATCGACCGACAACACTGCCGAAGTGCTGGCGAGATTCTCAGATCGCATTCAGGTCATCCGGCAATCCAACTCGGGATCGGCTGTCGCACGGAACGTCGGTTTACGCGAAACCACCGGAGACTACGTGGCCTTTTTGGATGCCGACGATTGGTTCCTGCCCGGAAAGTTTGTTCACCAATCCGAGATTCTCGATGCCAATCCCGATTTGGGTGCGGTGCACAGTGGTTGGAACATCACGGACGAAAACGGCGCCGTGACCAAGGTGATCGAACCTTGGATCGATGCTCCCGAACTCGATCTGAACACTTGGTTGGTACACAAACCCGCCAAGCTCGGCTCGATGCTATTTCGTCGCGATTGGCTCGAAAGAGTGGGCGGGTTCGATCCTGAACTGCTTCAGTCGCAAGATGTCGATTTGCTGCTCCGACTGTCTCTGGCCGGCTGCACCTTTCAATGGCAGAAAGCGTCCACGCTGTGTTACCGACGGCACAGCTTCAGCACCATTCGCCGCAACGGTTTGGACCAGGTCAAATATGCCACGATCGTGCTAGACAAGTTCTACCGCAATCCGCTGGTTCCTACTGCGATCCAACGGAACAAACGGTCCGTCCGATACTACTCCAGCATGTGGCTGGCTTGGCACTTGTTCCACATCGAAAACACCGAAGCAGCCGCTCAGCAACTTCAGCGAACTCGTTCGTATTCCAGAAACGATGGCCGACGAATCGCTCACGATTGCTTGTATCACTTCGCAAGCTGGACGGAAGCGGCAGGCTCAGATCCCGAAGAAGTCCGAAAGATGATCGGTGCGTTTGGAACGCTTGGTGATGAGAGTCAATCGGACTCCAACGAGCTGACCGCTTCGCTGCATTGGTGGATTTCCGTTTGGCGACATTACCTTTCTGAAAAGAGTCCAAACGCCAAGTCGCAGCTCCATAACTCTCCGCCTCTTGATCTGGGTCCGCTCCTCGTACAAGTCGGTTTCTATCTGCGAACCAGCACGGTCCCCACGCCAGTCCAAACGGTCGATCGGTTTTGGAAAGATGCAATGTCGACCGGACGACCCCAATCAACCGAACAGCATCGAGCCGCTGAACTGTATATGACATTGTGTGGTCGTGCGGTGTATTCCGGCGACTGGCGAATCGCTTCGCGAGCGTTGCTGCGAACCATCCAGTTCGGTTGGCATCCCAAAGCGTGGCCGGGCATCGTTCGCACGATCAAGTCGCTTCTGGTTGAGCTTCAAAACTCGAAATGA
- a CDS encoding glycosyltransferase — translation MTLLHFATFAFWVLIGFAAVNALCTTFSLVALFRHRRETPDDDNLPRVAVLLCLRGADPNLAGGLRRLMKQQYPDYEVFIVIDSDTDPAWGVVKQSADNAEGKSTACQVHVSTLRQRLETCSLKCSSLVQLLDQIDDSFEVVVLADSDLESHSTWLRELVAPLADPRVGASFGNRWFLPSRGWMGSLVRQVCNAIGVVTMHLGQIPWGGSLAIRASVVKESGLRETLTRSIVDDGPVRVALKKQGLRLQFVPSLLMANREDCDLRFAHSFLTRQLKWTQTYMSSQWPIMLVYTLGVLGIYMATLVLAIGCVLIGYHVEAFWFAAGAAIYSGAVMTLWFLLDVAARRIIRAQGEPVPSILGVQLLKLPLAMLLAVVVHVSAMICATLLRRVIWRGVTYEVHGPSEVHLLSDGVMTASLEPANVSL, via the coding sequence ATGACTCTTCTTCACTTCGCGACGTTTGCGTTCTGGGTACTGATCGGATTTGCTGCGGTCAACGCACTGTGCACCACGTTCTCGCTGGTGGCATTGTTCCGCCACCGTCGTGAAACACCCGACGACGACAATCTGCCTCGGGTCGCTGTTTTGCTGTGTCTACGAGGAGCCGATCCCAATTTGGCGGGCGGGCTGCGGAGACTGATGAAACAGCAGTACCCTGATTACGAAGTCTTCATCGTGATCGATTCCGATACCGATCCGGCGTGGGGAGTCGTGAAACAGAGCGCCGACAACGCGGAAGGCAAATCCACCGCCTGTCAGGTTCACGTCTCGACGCTTCGCCAGCGACTGGAGACTTGCAGTCTGAAGTGCAGTTCGCTGGTGCAGCTTTTGGATCAGATCGATGATTCGTTCGAGGTGGTTGTGCTTGCCGATTCCGATCTCGAAAGCCATTCCACTTGGCTGCGTGAATTGGTGGCTCCGCTAGCCGACCCGCGCGTCGGTGCCTCCTTTGGCAACCGATGGTTCCTTCCGAGCCGTGGTTGGATGGGATCACTCGTGCGTCAAGTTTGCAATGCAATCGGCGTCGTCACGATGCATCTGGGACAAATTCCCTGGGGAGGTTCTCTGGCGATCCGGGCATCGGTGGTGAAGGAGAGTGGGCTGCGTGAGACACTGACCCGATCAATTGTCGACGATGGTCCCGTTCGAGTGGCGCTCAAGAAGCAAGGGTTGAGGCTTCAGTTTGTCCCATCATTGTTGATGGCCAACCGAGAAGACTGTGATCTGCGGTTCGCTCACAGTTTTCTCACACGGCAATTGAAATGGACGCAGACGTACATGAGCAGCCAATGGCCGATCATGCTGGTTTACACGTTGGGTGTGCTTGGCATTTACATGGCCACGTTGGTGCTGGCCATCGGTTGCGTGCTGATCGGATACCACGTGGAAGCGTTTTGGTTTGCGGCCGGGGCTGCTATCTACAGCGGGGCGGTCATGACGCTCTGGTTTTTGTTGGACGTGGCTGCTCGCCGAATCATTCGGGCACAGGGCGAGCCCGTTCCCAGCATCCTTGGCGTCCAATTGTTGAAGCTACCCCTTGCGATGCTGTTGGCCGTTGTCGTTCACGTCTCTGCCATGATTTGCGCTACGCTTCTCAGACGGGTGATTTGGCGAGGTGTCACCTATGAAGTGCACGGGCCCAGCGAAGTTCATCTGCTAAGCGACGGGGTGATGACGGCGTCACTTGAGCCAGCCAACGTGTCCCTTTGA
- a CDS encoding efflux RND transporter periplasmic adaptor subunit — MSAVGCLFVAAIGLRLFSQRNDLPELRTVNVEQRDLVITVGTTGTIEPDEVVQVGPDVAGKIVRFGIDSRDPNKPIGVGSRVTKGTVLFQLDTQQYEIALEKATAAYRLAAADLVRLEAQSQQSQRNLDRANQLRSTNSQSVYDEIVTAHEMATAMLAVGQAKLEEAEAEVHHAKVSLENTNIRSPIDGIVIDRRANLGQYVSVGHPGLFLLAKDLDQMQIRASVSESDIGKVQRGQPVTFTVDAHRDQVMTGHVKEILLNARMHGNFVTYDVMVAIDQTDLKLLPHMTTDVEFEITKREQACLVPTGALQWWPESELMEQSIATDLISPREDSNGPGKGDTAYVWVPSQDGKVRPISVLVGIDDGVQTEVIGTGLDPNSPVVVGEVKRTTLARIIPKVKTLR; from the coding sequence ATGTCCGCCGTTGGCTGCTTGTTTGTGGCGGCAATCGGATTGCGTCTGTTCAGCCAACGCAACGACCTGCCGGAACTACGCACCGTCAACGTCGAGCAGCGAGACCTCGTGATCACCGTTGGCACCACGGGAACGATCGAACCCGACGAAGTCGTTCAAGTGGGCCCCGATGTGGCCGGGAAGATCGTCCGCTTTGGCATCGATTCTCGCGATCCAAACAAACCGATCGGCGTTGGTTCACGCGTCACCAAAGGCACCGTGCTCTTCCAACTGGACACTCAGCAGTACGAGATCGCTTTGGAAAAGGCCACTGCCGCCTACCGGTTGGCTGCGGCTGACTTGGTTCGCTTGGAGGCCCAGTCCCAACAATCGCAACGCAACCTTGATCGAGCCAATCAGCTGCGATCAACCAACTCACAGAGCGTCTACGATGAGATCGTGACCGCCCATGAAATGGCAACCGCGATGCTCGCGGTGGGACAAGCCAAATTGGAAGAAGCCGAAGCGGAGGTTCATCACGCCAAGGTCAGTCTGGAAAACACAAACATTCGCTCCCCGATCGATGGCATCGTGATCGATCGACGAGCCAACCTGGGTCAGTATGTCAGCGTCGGTCATCCGGGGCTCTTTTTGCTGGCCAAAGACCTCGACCAAATGCAGATTCGGGCGTCCGTGAGCGAGAGCGATATCGGCAAGGTGCAACGAGGGCAACCTGTTACGTTCACCGTGGATGCCCATCGCGATCAAGTGATGACAGGTCATGTCAAAGAGATCTTGCTCAACGCCAGGATGCACGGCAACTTTGTGACTTACGACGTGATGGTGGCGATCGACCAAACCGATTTGAAACTCTTGCCACACATGACCACGGATGTCGAATTCGAAATCACCAAGCGTGAGCAAGCGTGTCTGGTTCCGACCGGTGCTCTTCAGTGGTGGCCGGAATCCGAATTGATGGAACAATCCATCGCCACCGACTTGATCTCTCCTCGAGAGGATTCCAACGGCCCCGGCAAAGGTGACACCGCCTACGTTTGGGTCCCCTCACAAGACGGAAAAGTTCGCCCGATCTCAGTGCTTGTCGGTATCGACGACGGCGTGCAAACCGAAGTGATCGGAACCGGCCTGGACCCAAATTCACCGGTCGTGGTTGGCGAAGTCAAACGCACCACGCTAGCCAGAATCATTCCGAAAGTGAAAACGCTTCGGTAA
- a CDS encoding TolC family protein: MRTSRSFELTHRAMALMLVALVATSFPGCRTWIPRAPQRPGMTASDWAAISLEKPVGELVAGQPNQPSEIVTVSHFESLGQRSPPTADEFDQLTPWQLSLDEAIQLALGNSQVIRDQGGRVLSYPDMVRTTLDPAMLRNDPNLGLDASLSAFDTQFQSSFVWNGDGNSVNSAFSNGQFGVFSQPETLARLGVGRILHSGTQVSIGGIGGYDEELAGGLYAAYGAEVRHPLMRGSGTEINEIAGPQAKPGVYRGIRIAQIDHQQVTLEVEQAVSELVRDVSIVYWELFFAYQDLEAKRTAMENTRQAWQLEQQRVEQRVSPPDVEAVARQQFYSAEAAVRNAICGTVPGKTGVYNVELQLRTLLGLPACDDRLIQPIGPPLQAPIRFDWHESDALAQGSRIELRKQQAVIAKRVLEIKAAKNLQRPQLDFIGQYRRLADDPTNDTELFDSALQGWQVGVDYSRPVANRRENAAVRHAQLQLQRERAIAEEQRRQISAQLRTTFIGLDRAYGTMNSMAKSREASLVRLAAQSQRHAAGDIQVEDVLEAQIRATKAETEFQRSVVDYNLAFIKVHHARGTLMQAMGVGFAQPTYDECRFALNSASVFARPENLDNNVTGTRIASPSASQRKAMPQPGTFR, from the coding sequence ATGCGTACTTCGCGATCATTCGAATTGACTCACCGTGCGATGGCTTTGATGCTGGTCGCATTGGTGGCCACCAGTTTCCCGGGATGCCGGACGTGGATCCCGCGTGCGCCACAGCGACCCGGGATGACCGCGTCAGATTGGGCCGCGATCTCGCTTGAGAAGCCCGTTGGAGAACTTGTCGCCGGGCAGCCCAACCAGCCATCTGAAATCGTGACGGTTTCGCATTTTGAATCTTTGGGGCAGCGATCGCCACCAACAGCCGACGAGTTCGATCAATTGACGCCTTGGCAATTGTCATTGGACGAAGCAATCCAGTTGGCACTCGGAAACAGCCAGGTCATTCGTGACCAAGGCGGCCGAGTGTTGTCGTACCCGGACATGGTGCGAACGACATTGGATCCAGCGATGCTTCGCAACGATCCGAATTTGGGACTTGATGCGAGCCTGTCGGCTTTTGATACCCAGTTTCAATCGAGTTTTGTTTGGAACGGCGATGGTAACTCTGTCAATTCAGCTTTTTCAAACGGCCAGTTTGGCGTCTTTTCCCAACCCGAAACGCTGGCGAGGTTGGGTGTCGGCCGCATCCTGCATTCAGGAACTCAGGTGTCGATCGGCGGCATCGGTGGCTACGACGAGGAATTGGCTGGTGGACTGTATGCGGCTTATGGAGCGGAGGTTCGGCATCCGCTGATGCGAGGATCGGGAACCGAAATCAACGAGATCGCCGGACCGCAGGCCAAACCCGGTGTGTACCGAGGCATCCGGATTGCCCAGATCGATCATCAGCAGGTCACTCTGGAAGTGGAGCAGGCTGTTTCTGAATTGGTGCGAGATGTCTCGATCGTCTATTGGGAGTTGTTCTTCGCCTACCAAGATTTGGAAGCCAAACGAACAGCGATGGAAAACACTCGCCAAGCGTGGCAATTGGAGCAGCAACGCGTTGAACAAAGAGTCAGCCCGCCCGACGTGGAAGCGGTGGCGAGGCAGCAGTTTTATTCTGCTGAGGCGGCTGTTCGTAACGCAATCTGCGGCACGGTTCCTGGCAAAACGGGCGTCTACAACGTTGAGCTCCAACTGCGGACGTTGCTGGGGCTTCCTGCGTGCGACGACCGTTTGATTCAACCCATCGGGCCTCCGCTGCAGGCACCGATCCGGTTTGATTGGCATGAAAGTGATGCGTTGGCACAAGGCAGCCGAATCGAGCTTCGGAAACAACAGGCGGTCATCGCCAAGCGTGTTCTCGAAATCAAGGCGGCGAAGAACCTGCAACGTCCCCAGTTGGATTTCATCGGGCAGTATCGACGACTGGCAGATGATCCAACCAATGACACTGAACTGTTTGACAGTGCGTTGCAAGGTTGGCAGGTGGGTGTGGACTACAGCCGGCCGGTGGCGAACCGACGAGAGAACGCAGCGGTTCGACACGCTCAGCTTCAGTTGCAGCGTGAGCGAGCAATCGCAGAGGAACAGCGTCGACAGATCTCGGCACAACTTCGCACCACGTTCATCGGTCTGGATCGCGCGTATGGCACCATGAACTCGATGGCAAAGAGTCGTGAAGCGTCACTGGTTCGGTTGGCTGCTCAATCACAACGGCATGCCGCGGGTGACATCCAAGTGGAAGATGTGTTGGAAGCTCAGATCCGAGCGACGAAAGCGGAAACCGAATTTCAACGCAGTGTCGTCGACTACAACCTCGCCTTCATCAAAGTCCACCATGCTCGTGGCACTTTGATGCAAGCGATGGGGGTAGGATTTGCCCAGCCAACATACGACGAGTGTCGATTCGCTTTGAACTCGGCTTCGGTGTTTGCCCGACCTGAAAACCTCGACAACAATGTGACTGGTACTCGAATCGCCAGCCCATCCGCGTCGCAGCGAAAAGCAATGCCGCAACCGGGAACGTTTCGTTAA
- a CDS encoding glycosyltransferase has product MTIAIAFSWGVFVIVAIQAAFSLMFVVWMSRRARLSEPSFTPKAAVILCLRGADPFLRQCLQHLLDQDYPEFQLHVVVDSQEDPSRAILRDFESDDRVRVSVLHDPPETCSLKCGSIVQVIRELDPSFEVIALCDADTVPHRTWLAELAAPLHDPTVAVTTGNRWYQPQDPTGASLVRYLWNIPAAINMIVFRIAWGGSLLIRRQVIDEAGLLKKWSRAFCEDTMLDRVVRRHGYRQVFVPNVMVVNRETCTFSDLMNWVPRQLLTAKLYHSSWPATVGYGIISSAIPFLAAVVAIVGWMQSDMESVRVAFFAFLAFEISNVVLVLMCETSFHRSGGLSETATNGLPVASLVKLPFWIVVSQIVSPFWFCKCFLTKSVKWRGIVYHIRGDKIQRGPHTVYSQPTPKTRSL; this is encoded by the coding sequence GTGACGATCGCCATCGCTTTTAGTTGGGGTGTGTTCGTCATCGTGGCGATTCAGGCTGCTTTTTCGCTGATGTTTGTCGTGTGGATGTCACGACGAGCCCGGTTGTCTGAACCGAGCTTCACACCCAAAGCCGCGGTCATCCTGTGTCTCCGCGGTGCGGATCCATTTTTGAGGCAGTGCCTTCAGCACTTGCTCGATCAGGATTACCCGGAGTTTCAATTGCATGTGGTGGTGGATAGCCAAGAAGATCCTTCGCGAGCCATTCTGCGCGACTTTGAATCGGACGATCGGGTGCGGGTCAGCGTCTTGCATGATCCGCCGGAGACATGCAGCCTGAAGTGCGGCTCGATTGTTCAAGTGATTCGAGAACTGGATCCATCGTTTGAGGTCATCGCACTGTGTGATGCCGACACGGTTCCCCACCGAACGTGGTTGGCCGAGCTTGCGGCACCACTTCACGACCCAACGGTGGCGGTCACCACCGGCAATCGTTGGTACCAACCTCAAGATCCAACCGGGGCATCGTTGGTTCGATATCTCTGGAACATTCCCGCAGCGATCAACATGATCGTCTTCCGAATCGCTTGGGGTGGAAGCCTGCTCATTCGTCGTCAGGTCATCGACGAAGCCGGTTTGCTCAAGAAATGGTCGCGTGCATTTTGCGAAGACACGATGCTCGACCGAGTGGTGCGTCGCCACGGGTATCGGCAGGTCTTCGTTCCCAACGTGATGGTCGTGAACCGGGAAACGTGCACCTTCTCTGATTTGATGAACTGGGTGCCTCGGCAGTTGTTGACCGCGAAGCTTTATCATTCGAGTTGGCCGGCGACGGTCGGCTACGGCATCATCTCGTCGGCCATTCCGTTTCTCGCGGCGGTCGTCGCGATTGTGGGTTGGATGCAATCTGATATGGAATCGGTGCGGGTCGCGTTTTTCGCGTTTTTGGCCTTCGAAATTTCGAATGTCGTGCTGGTGTTGATGTGTGAAACCAGTTTTCATCGAAGCGGGGGCCTTAGCGAAACCGCAACGAATGGGTTGCCCGTGGCGTCACTCGTGAAACTGCCGTTTTGGATCGTTGTCAGCCAGATCGTCTCGCCGTTTTGGTTTTGCAAGTGTTTCTTGACGAAGAGCGTGAAGTGGCGTGGCATCGTCTATCACATTCGTGGCGACAAGATTCAACGTGGGCCGCACACCGTTTATTCCCAACCCACGCCTAAAACTCGATCGCTGTGA
- a CDS encoding sulfatase, with amino-acid sequence MNETRTIRLWVGLLLTFCWNACLVSAEAAEQPHILFIMADDMGWKDLHCQGNDVLRTPNIDALAEAGVRFDNAYAGSTVCTPTRASLMTGLAPARLHITQHGADSKSFWPDDRLIQPPPTNHELPHETTTMAERLKAAGYTTGFFGKWHLGGDKKYWPTEHGFDVNVGGCGLGGPPTYFDPYRIPALPPRKEGEYLTDRLADETIAFMRREKDKPMFVCLWTYNPHYPFEAPEDLIEHYKGKEGTGLKNPIYGGQIEATDRGVGRVLRELDSLGIADETLVVFTSDNGGWSGATDNRPLREGKGFLFEGGLRVPLIVRWPGVTEAATVNETPVVSMDLTATILDAAGVSLANGESLDGESLRPLFSGGKLERDALYFHYPHFAFHKDNRPGSVIRSGQYKLILRHDDDSVELYDLQNDLSETSDLAAVHPDVAQELKGRLMEWLEATGAGMPEKR; translated from the coding sequence ATGAATGAGACTCGAACAATTCGTTTGTGGGTGGGGTTGTTGTTGACGTTTTGCTGGAACGCCTGCCTGGTTTCCGCCGAGGCAGCGGAGCAACCACACATCCTGTTCATCATGGCCGATGACATGGGATGGAAGGATTTACACTGCCAGGGCAACGACGTGTTGCGGACACCAAACATCGATGCGTTGGCAGAAGCGGGGGTGCGTTTCGACAATGCCTATGCCGGATCCACGGTTTGCACTCCGACACGAGCGTCTTTGATGACGGGGCTGGCACCCGCGAGATTGCACATCACCCAACATGGGGCGGATAGCAAATCTTTCTGGCCGGATGATCGTCTGATTCAACCTCCGCCGACCAATCATGAACTGCCGCACGAGACCACCACGATGGCGGAGCGATTGAAAGCGGCAGGGTACACCACCGGTTTCTTTGGCAAATGGCATCTGGGCGGCGACAAAAAGTACTGGCCAACCGAGCACGGTTTTGATGTGAACGTTGGTGGTTGCGGGCTGGGTGGACCACCGACTTACTTTGATCCTTATCGCATTCCCGCCTTGCCACCTCGCAAGGAAGGCGAATATCTGACCGATCGTTTGGCGGATGAAACGATTGCGTTCATGCGCCGTGAAAAAGACAAGCCGATGTTCGTGTGCCTGTGGACTTACAACCCTCACTATCCATTTGAGGCACCGGAGGACCTGATCGAGCATTACAAAGGCAAAGAAGGTACCGGTCTGAAGAATCCGATCTATGGTGGCCAGATCGAAGCCACTGATCGCGGCGTCGGACGTGTGCTGCGTGAGTTGGATTCGCTCGGGATCGCGGACGAGACTTTAGTGGTGTTCACCAGTGATAATGGCGGTTGGTCGGGTGCGACGGACAATCGACCGCTTCGGGAAGGCAAGGGTTTTTTGTTCGAGGGTGGTTTGCGGGTGCCGTTGATCGTTCGTTGGCCAGGTGTGACCGAAGCGGCGACGGTGAACGAAACCCCTGTGGTCAGCATGGATCTGACAGCAACGATCTTGGACGCCGCGGGGGTGAGTCTCGCCAACGGTGAATCCCTCGATGGCGAATCATTGCGGCCGTTGTTCAGCGGTGGCAAATTGGAACGCGACGCCTTGTACTTTCACTACCCGCACTTTGCGTTTCACAAAGACAATCGCCCTGGTTCCGTGATTCGCAGCGGTCAATACAAGTTGATTCTTCGTCATGACGACGATTCGGTCGAACTGTACGACTTGCAGAACGATCTGAGCGAGACAAGCGACCTGGCCGCGGTCCACCCGGACGTTGCTCAGGAGTTGAAGGGTCGGTTGATGGAATGGCTGGAGGCAACCGGCGCGGGAATGCCAGAAAAGCGATAG